One genomic segment of Synchiropus splendidus isolate RoL2022-P1 chromosome 16, RoL_Sspl_1.0, whole genome shotgun sequence includes these proteins:
- the LOC128747241 gene encoding dynein axonemal heavy chain 12-like isoform X1: MEESRSAAAAEKRGSRALDRRRHMVTRALELHRLARDSPAPHRPLAVSARWPDSDSGSALLERRRQRHFLTLKQLVEARAVAAVPPSWLDSVSGRVPAQLREPRGGLLLDLCGEVSRDFQAVMMKHTVDTVLKDPEESGSGSQLRYPPARRSGVLCSRAGDGCATWRQKFLSVRRAMETDLHALHPVMQRLLELCQATFSPLVLVRLSSYRESGPLDCRVLVKRAALECRRLEEQLTSSWFPKVVHLLTRRDTAAPLLREERLQSFHKCATTLLSNQIKWLLCRSVQELVDVFQSGDLPLLRMTLTFDHQKMDIYPSPGDVQVTLLEILDCVASTLQRVQTVRSWLSPSASEFVEANVPDEVLTEARLTVRSVVCRNLEEPEQHFHSLVRRFSWLVDGSARRRVENFVTGEPSLEDYVGQVEELQALSKTLMSLPETVGFKMVHLHCGELIQGLRATAQDLTERLLKNLLVRHREEALQICAELELVRDRALKVPLTTEDIAGLAKYLEETASRTVEGLQGRITGASRRLLFLLQVRGLDPEDRQLNARLFLWPCEIRQVFERGARVVEEAKGAGQRQLMDRRQQLQLRLEKLRRRMADLPRYSELQLMEQYVSDVRTIQKLLLEAEEEAACINREEDFYQLQPSQYPDVQTFKEAIEPYQKLFGLILTWQRTQHRWMDGPFLHLNGENMAAKVDEFHRETFKMTKAFQQRQNSSVPSPMLSLCSAVLDQVQEFKDHLPLVSLLCHPGIRPRHWTMMSEVVGDDVTPDSSTTLRKVLMKNLSAHLDQFQSISATASKEFSLERTMDNMEDAWGDVTFHLQPYRETGVDILTSPDEVQALLDDQLVKSQTIRTSPFIKPFQTRVKRWEARLLLLQETLDEWLKVQAQWLYLEPVFSSQDILQQIPEEGQLFQSVDRSWRDLMRRCAQDAKILSAASEPGLLEKLQNCSVMLENIMKGLNAYLEKKRLFFPRFFFLSNDEMLEILSETKDPLRVQPHLKKCFEGISRLEFLPDLDIQAMLSSEGERVELVQKVSTSQAQGSVEKWLLQVEDAMICSVRDVVARSREDYSQKQRVRWVQEWPGQVVLCTSQIYWTLEVHEAIRAGPAPQGLRGYYRQQQEQLRDIVEVVRGKLPTQIRITLGALVTMDVHARDVVMELMERGVTEETDFHWLAQLRYYWTQENVRVLIINCDVKYAYEYLGNSPRLVITPLTDRCYRTLIGAFSMNLGGAPEGPAGTGKTETTKDLAKALAVQCVVFNCSDGLDYLAMGKFFKGLASSGAWACLDEFNRIELEVLSVVAQQVLCIQRAIESRLDIFQFEGTSLKLNPNCFVSITMNPGYTGRSELPDNLKVLFRTVAMMVPNYALIAEISLYSYGFLDAKPLSVKIVMTYRLCSEQLSSQFHYDYGMRAVKAVLVAAGNLKLTHPEENEDLLLLRSIKDVNEPKFLSHDVPLFHGITSDLFPGVSLPQAGHQVRPRDSLLVAAEDACRTHKVQPTPVFLQKLIQTYEMMSVRHGFMLVGAPFAGKTTVLHVLAAALTLMKQHGLGDEEAVVFRTLNPKSVTMGQLFGQFDPVSHEWADGIVANTFREFASADRPERRWVVFDGPVDTLWIESMNTVLDDNKKLCLMSGEIIQMSRRMSLIFETQDLDQASPATVSRCGMVYMEPAQLGWRPLVDSWIGGLPVGLQKPESASLLLDLFSWLLPPAFRLLRRHCREVVSTSSSGLVVSLCRLFQMVLTEPLQTSPSARDLHTWTLAAFVFSLLWSVGGCCDAEGRDRFSDFVRATVKGRTEGCPIPATVGKWTCPLEEKDTLYEYYYEFLGRGRWVHWKDGIQDVQLSDECGRDIIVPTVDTLRYSFLMDLCIKHGHPLLLVGPTGTGKSVYVKQKLLKDLDPERFSPFFLSFSARSGANQTQKLIVSRLDKRRKGVLGPPAGRKCVLFVDDLNMPAPEPSGAQPVVELLRQHVDHGHWYDLKDTSRITLVDLQLVAAMGPPGGGRNAVTPRFLRHFNIFSINPFDDGAMVRIFSTIVSLHLKTQRFPPEFFSVGKQIVLATLEVHQSATRHLLPTPAKSHYTFNLRDFSRVVRGCLLLKKESLENKRTMTRLFVHEVFRVYHDRLVDDSDRTWLFQLVSRLVKKHFEESVEQLLGHLRRGSELVESDLQDLLFGDYMSPDLEGDARPYSEVLSMDGFADVVQACLDNYNQTQRSRMNLVIFRYVLQHLSRVSRVLKQPAGNALLVGVGGSGRQSVTRLAAFMAHMTVFQPKVSKSYSSVEWRDDLKMLLRNAGIKGQKSVFLLTDAQITDEDFLEDVDGLLNTGEVPDLFAPDEKQEILEVSPKRPSMARRLTVAPLQAVRPAAQLGSQNLDLSPLSLFAFFVERCRQNLHVIVAFSPVGDAFRNRLRHFPSLINCCTIDWFQPWPEEALERVAESFLVTLQMSAELRQNIIPICKSFHTSAKQLSDRFLTDLGRHNYVTPTSFLELMEAFGLLLTQKQEAVLKAKLRYVGGLDKLALAESQVGEMKKELLELRPRLELAREENSAIMKVIQVESEQVEAKSRVVRVDEEAATLQADAAQALKKECESDLAQAIPALEAALVALDTLKPSDVTIVKSMKNPPSSVKLVTAAVCVMKDIKPDKIADPAGTGKKILDYWGPSKKLLGDLNFLRDLKVYDKDHIPVSVMQKIRSEYMTNPDFNPAVVAKASSAAEGLCKWIQAMEVYDRVAKVVAPKKLSLEAAQESLAATVVLLDQKRAELMGVEQRLAALQKTFAEKTEEKVRLEQQVDACARKLQRAEKLIGGLGGEKTRWSTAADHLQKTYDTLTGDVLISAGVIAYLGAFTAAFRQLATESWTSLCRSRGVPSSDSFSLTKTLGDPLRIRAWNICGLPTDSFSVDNGVIVSTSRRWPLMIDPQGQANKWVKNSEKENNLSVSRLTDADFMRTLENCVQFGTPLLLENAGEELEPCLEPVLLKQTFTQGGLDCIRLGETVMEYSSSFRFYITTKLRNPHFLPEFSTKVTLLNFMITSEGLEEQLLGTLLAKERPELEEQRNALLLQSADNKRQLKQMEEQILETLQSSEGNILEDESAIQILDSARDMSSQISQKQLTAERTEQQMAESREGYRAVARHASVLFFTVAQLADVQPMYQYSLSWFTGLYGRSIDDSNKSKVLERRLRYLMDHFTFSLYTNVCRSLLEKDKLLFSFLLCCQLQLASAEIQRSDFLFFLTGGVGLQDAGANPEPSWLPDRSWEQICRADQLPGLRGVREALLQGPAEFRQLHESKEPWNCALSGPWWRELNALQRMILLRCLRPEKLLPAVVKYVAAHLGKAFVQPPTFDLGKSFRESSACCPLVLVLSPGADPMAGLLKFAEDRKMGGARFQTVSLGQGQGPIAAKMISAAMQEGWWVCLQNCHLAESWMSSLEKICEDLSPDTCHPDFRLWLTSYPSPKFPVSVLQNGVKMTNEPPAGLRLNLLQSFQSDPISDQSFFGSCPNKELVWEKLLFGLCFFHALVQERKAYGPLGWNIPYGFNESDLRISVRQLQVSAAPQGEGCCCHVAPLASQMFVSQYEEVPFEAISYLTGECNYGGRVTDDWDRRLLMTLLADFYNRDVIEKSRYPFSPSGEYFSPPKSSYEGYLEFIQGLPPSQSPEVFGLHQNADISKDLRQTRQLLDSLLLTQGRVAAGGAASDAALCDVARDILTKLPPNFDTEAVSLKFPVLYEENMNTVLVQEMQRYNTLCSVIRLSLQDLQKATQGLLLMDSALEDVASSLAVGKVPEKWARRSYPSLKPLGSYISDLLLRLQFLQDWYRTGQPAVFWLPGFFFTQAFLTGALQNFARKCHVPIDLLRFHFQVLPFDTSESAPGHGVYVHGLFLDGARWDRESGILDEQWPKVLFDPMPVIWIRPTQQEVARRDLYECPLYKTSDRKGALSTTGHSTNYIISLQLPTSRGPLHWVKRGVALLCQLDD, from the exons accACCAGAAGATGGACATTTATCCGAGTCCAGGAGACGTCCAGGTCACGCTCCTGGAGATCCTTGACTGCGTTGCCAGCACGCtgcag AGAGTCCAGACGGTCCGGTCCTGGTTGTCACCCAGCGCCTCAGAGTTTGTGGAGGCCAACGTCCCAGACGAGGTTCTGACTGAGGCCCGGCTCACTGTGAGGTCGGTGGTGTGCAGGAACCTGGAGGAACCGGAGCAGCACTTCCACAGCCTCG TGAGGCGCTTCAGCTGGCTGGTGGATGGGTCAGCCCGGCGCCGAGTGGAGAACTTTGTGACTGGAGAACCATCCCTGGAGGACTATGTCGGG CAGGTGGAAGAGCTCCAGGCTCTGTCCAAGACCCTCATGAGCCTCCCTGAGACAGTTGGCTTCAAAATGGTCCACCTGCACTGTGGGGAGCTGATCCAGGGTCTGAGGGCCACGGCCCAGGACTTAACTGAGCGCCTGCTAAAGAACCTGCTGGTCCGACACCGCGAGGAAGCGCTGCA GATCTGTGCAGAGTTGGAGCTCGTCCGAGACAGAGCCCTGAAGGTTCCCCTAACCACCGAGGACATCGCTGGGCTGGCAAAGTACCTGGAGGAGACGGCCAGCAGGACGGTGGAGGGTCTCCAGGGCCGGATCACG GGTGCCTCCCGCAGACTGCTCTTCCTTCTCCAAGTCCGAGGCCTGGACCCTGAAGACCGGCAGCTCAACGCCAGGCTCTTCCTGTGGCCCTGTGAGATCCGACAGGTGTTTGAGCGCGGCGCTCGG GTGGTGGAAGAAGCCAAGGGGGCGGGGCAGCGCCAGCTGATGGACAgacggcagcagctgcagctccggCTGGAGAAGCTGAGACGAAGAATGGCTGACCTGCCGCGTTACTCCGAGCTCCAGCTGATGGAGCAG TACGTATCGGACGTCAGGACAATCCAGAAGCTGCTCCTGGAGGCCGAGGAGGAGGCGGCCTGCATAAACAGGGAGGAGGACTTCTATCAGCTGCAGCCGTCCCAGTATCCAGACGTCCAGACCTTCAAGGAGGCCATCGAGCCGTACCAGAAGCTGTTTGGGCTGATTCTGACCTGGCAGCGAACGCAGCACAG GTGGATGGATGGCCCCTTCCTGCACCTGAATGGAGAGAACATGGCAGCCAAGGTGGATGAGTTCCACAGAGAGACCTTCAAGATGACGAAGGCCTTCCAGCAGCGGCAGAACAGCAGTGTGCCCAGTCCCATGCTGAGCCTCTGTTCTGCTGTCCTGGACCAGGTCCAGGAGTTCAAG GATCACCTCCCTCTGGTGTCCCTCCTGTGTCACCCTGGGATCAGACCACGTCACTGGACCATGATGTCAGAGGTCGtcggtgatgacgtcacaccgGACTCCAGCACAACACTGCGGAAAGTGCTGATGAAGAATCTGAGCGCTCATCTGGACCAGTTCCAGTCCATCAGTGCCACCGCCTCCAAG GAGTTCTCGCTGGAACGCACCATGGACAACATGGAGGACGCTTGGGGAGACGTGACCTTTCACCTGCAGCCCTACAGGGAGACTGGGGTGGACATCCTGACCTCACCGGATGAGGTCCAGGCTCTACTGGACGACCAACTGGTGAAGAGCCAGACCATCAGAACGTCCCCCTTCATCAAGCCCTTTCAGACCCGGGTCAAG AGGTGGGAGGCCcgtctgcttctgctgcaggagaCACTGGACGAGTGGCTGAAGGTCCAGGCCCAGTGGCTGTACCTGGAGCCGGTCTTCTCCTCACAGGACATCCTGCAGCAGATCCCAGAAGAGGGGCAGCTCTTCCAGAGCGTGGACAGGAGCTGGCGGGACCTGATGAGGCGATGCGCCCAGGACGCCAAG ATCCTGTCCGCTGCCTCTGAACCAGGCCTCCTGGAGAAGCTCCAGAACTGCAGTGTGATGCTGGAGAACATCATGAAGGGACTGAACGCCTATTTGGAGAAGAAGCGTCTCTTCTTCCCACG GTTCTTCTTCCTGTCCAATGATGAAATGTTAGAGATCCTGTCTGAGACCAAAGACCCATTGAGAGTCCAGCCACACCTGAAGAAATGCTTCGAGGGTATTTCCAGACTAGAGTTCCTGCCTGACCTTGACATCCAG GCCATGTTGAGCAGCGAGGGCGAGCGGGTGGAGCTGGTCCAGAAGGTCTCCACATCTCAGGCCCAAGGTTCCGTCGAGAAGtggctgctgcaggtggaggacGCCATGATCTGCAGTGTCCGGGATGTGGTGGCACGGTCCAGAGAG GACTACAGTCAGAAGCAGAGGGTCCGCTGGGTGCAGGAGTGGCCCGGGCAGGTGGTTCTGTGCACCTCCCAGATCTACTGGACTCTGGAGGTCCATGAGGCCATCAGAGCAGGGCCCGCTCCACAGGGTCTGCGGGGCTACTACAGGCAACAGCAAGAGCAGCTGAGGGACATTGTAGAAGTGGTGCGTGGAAAACTGCCCACACAGATCCGGATCACTCTGGGCGCGCTGGTCACCATGGATGTCCATGCCCGGGATGTGGtcatggagctgatggagagaGGTGTGACCGAGGAGACGGACTTTCACTGGCTCGCTCAGCTGCGCTACTACTGGACCCAGGAGAATGTCCGTGTCCTGATCATCAACTGCGATGTGAAGTACGCGTACGAGTACCTTGGAAACTCGCCCCGTCTGGTCATCACGCCGCTGACTGACCGCTGCTACCGAACCCTG ATAGGAGCTTTCTCCATGAATCTGGGTGGGGCCCCAGAAGGTCCGGCGGGGACTGGGAAGACAGAGACCACCAAAGATCTGGCCAAAGCCCTGGCGGTCCAGTGCGTGGTCTTCAACTGCTCCGACGGTCTGGACTACCTGGCCATGGGCAAA TTCTTCAAAGGTCTGGCGTCCTCTGGAGCGTGGGCCTGCTTGGACGAGTTCAACCGCATCGAGCTGGAGGTTCTGTCAGTGGTGGCCCAGCAGGTTCTCTGCATACAGCGGGCCATCGAGTCCAGACTTGACATCTTCCAGTTCGAGGGGACGAGCCTGAAACTCAACCCCAACTGCTTTGTGTCCATCACCATGAATCCGGGCTACACTGGACGCTCTGAGCTTCCCGATAACCTCAAG GTTCTGTTCCGGACAGTGGCCATGATGGTTCCCAACTACGCCCTGATCGCGGAGATCTCGCTGTACTCGTACGGCTTCCTCGACGCCAAGCCGCTGTCGGTGAAGATCGTGATGACCTACCGACTCTGCTCCGAGCAGCTCTCCTCACAGTTCCATTATGACTATGGGATGCGGGCGGTCAAGGCTGTGCTGGTGGCGGCAGGAAACCTGAAGCTGACTCACCCGGAGGAGAACGAGGACCTTCTG CTGCTCCGGTCCATCAAGGACGTGAACGAGCCCAAGTTCCTCTCCCACGACGTTCCTCTCTTCCACGGAATCACCAGCGACCTGTTCCCCGGAGTTTCTCTTCCCCAGGCCGGACACCAGGTCAGACCTAGAGAC TCGTTGCTGGTGGCGGCTGAAGACGCCTGCAGGACTCACAAGGTTCAGCCGACACCTGTGTTTCTCCAGAAGTTGATCCAGACCTACGAAATGATGAGCGTCCGTCACGG GTTCATGCTGGTGGGCGCCCCCTTTGCCGGAAAAACAACGGTGCTTCACGTTCTGGCAGCGGCTCTGACTCTGATGAAGCAGCATGGCCTGGGTGACGAAGAGGCCGTGGTCTTCAGGACCCTCAACCCAAAGTCCGTTACCATGGGCCAGCTGTTCGGGCAGTTTGACCCCGTTTCTCATGAG TGGGCCGACGGAATTGTGGCGAATACTTTCCGGGAGTTTGCGTCGGCTGATAGGCCCGAGCGCCGGTGGGTGGTGTTCGACGGCCCGGTGGACACGCTGTGGATCGAGAGCATGAACACGGTTCTGGATGACAACAAGAAG CTGTGTCTGATGAGTGGCGAGATCATCCAGATGTCCCGCCGCATGAGTCTCATCTTTGAGACGCAAGACCTCGACCAGGCCTCG CCTGCCACCGTCAGCCGCTGTGGGATGGTCTACATGGAACCTGCTCAGCTAGGCTGGCGGCCCCTGGTGGACTCTTGGATCGGAGGACTTCCTGTGGGGCTCCAGAAGCCGGAGAGTGCTTCACTGCTGCTGGACCTCTTCAGCTGGCTCCTGCCACCCGCCTTCAGGCTGCTGCGGCGACACTGCAGG GAAGTGGtgtccaccagcagcagcggccTGGTGGTGTCTCTGTGTCGACTCTTCCAGATGGTCCTCACAGAACCGCTCCAAACCAGTCCCTCGGCCAGAGACCTGCACACCTGGACACTG GCGGCGTTTGTGTTCTCGCTGCTCTGGTCCGTCGGTGGCTGCTGCGACGCCGAAGGCAGAGACAGGTTCAGCGACTTTGTGAGAGCCACGGTGAAGGGAAGAACCGAGGGTTGTCCCATCCCTGCCACGGTGGGGAAGTGGACGTGTCCCCTGGAGGAGAAGGACACGCTCTACGAATACTACTACGAG TTCCTAGGGAGAGGCCGCTGGGTTCATTGGAAGGACGGCATCCAAGATGTGCAGCTGTCGGACGAGTGCGGCCGAGACATCATCGTTCCCACCGTGGATACGCTGCGATATTCCTTCCTCATGGATCTGTGCATCAAACACGGACA TCCTCTCCTGCTGGTGGGTCCCACTGGAACTGGGAAGTCGGTGTACGTGAAGCAGAAGCTGCTGAAGGATCTGGACCCAGAACGCTTCTCACCCTTCTTCCTCAGCTTCTCGGCTCGTAGCGGGGCGAACCAAACGCAG AAGCTCATCGTGTCCAGGCTGGACAAGAGAAGGAAAGGTGTGTTGGGGCCGCCGGCAGGACGGAAGTGTGTGCTCTTTGTGGACGACCTGAACATGCCGGCGCCGGAGCCCTCCGGCGCGCAGCcggtggtggagctgctgcgtcAGCACGTGGACCATGGCCACTG GTACGACCTGAAGGACACGTCGCGGATCACGCTGGTGGACCTTCAGCTGGTTGCAGCAATGGGTCCCCCTGGTGGTGGGAGGAACGCTGTGACGCCTCGCTTCCTGCGGCACTTTAACATTTTCAGCATAAACCCTTTTGACGATGGCGCCATGGTCCGGATCTTCTCCACCATTGTCAGCCTCCACCTGAAGACCCAGCGCTTCCCTCCCGAGTTCTTCTCTGTTGGGAAGCAGATTGTGCTGGCGACTCTGGAG GTGCACCAGAGCGCCACGCGGCACCTGCTCCCCACGCCCGCCAAGTCCCACTACACCTTCAACCTGCGCGACTTCTCGCGGGTGGTGCGCGGCTGTTTGCTGCTCAAGAAGGAGTCGCTGGAGAACAAGCGTACGATGACGCGCCTGTTTGTCCATGAGGTGTTTCGAGTTTACCACGACCGGCTGGTGGACGACTCGGACCGGACCTGGCTCTTCCAGCTGGTGTCCCGACTTGTCAAGAAGCACTTCGAAGAGTCTGTGGAGCAGCTGTTGGGCCACCTGAGGCGAGGAagtgaa CTGGTGGAGAGCGACCTGCAGGACCTCTTGTTCGGCGACTACATGAGTCCAGATCTGGAGGGGGATGCGCGCCCGTACTCCGAGGTCCTCTCCATGGATGGTTTCGCTGATGTGGTTCAGGCCTGTCTGGACAACTACAACCAGACCCAGAGGAGCCGCATGAATCTGGTGATCTTCCG CTACGTCCTGCAGCACCTGTCCCGCGTCAGCCGGGTGTTGAAGCAGCCGGCAGGAAACGCCCTCTTGGTGGGGGTGGGAGGGAGCGGCCGGCAGTCCGTCACTCGCCTGGCTGCTTTCATGGCGCACATGACGGTCTTCCAACCCAAGGTCTCCAAGAGCTACAGTAGCGTGGAATGGAGGGACGACCTGAAG ATGCTTCTGAGGAACGCTGGCATCAAAGGTCAGAAGAGTGTGTTTCTCTTGACCGACGCTCAGATCACCGACGAGGACTTCCTTGAGGACGTGGACGGTCTGCTTAACACCGGCGAGGTCCCCGATCTGTTTGCTCCAGACGAGAAGCAGGAGATCTTGGAGGTGAGTCCGAAACGGCCATCAATGGCTCGCCGCCTCACCGTCGCCCCCCTGCAGGCCGTCCGCCCTGCTGCTCAGCTCGGCAGCCAGAACCTGGACCTGAGTCCCCTGAGTCTCTTCGCCTTCTTCGTTGAGCGCTGTCGGCAGAACCTCCACGTGATCGTGGCCTTCAGTCCAGTGGGCGACGCCTTCAGGAACCGCTTGAGACACTTCCCCTCACTGATCAACTGCTGCACCATTGACTGGTTCCAG CCGTGGCCCGAGGAGGCGCTGGAGCGAGTGGCAGAGTCGTTTCTGGTGACGCTTCAGATGAGTGCAGAGCTGAGGCAGAACATCATTCCCATCTGCAAAAGCTTCCACacatctgccaagcagctctcCGACCG GTTCCTGACGGACCTGGGACGACACAACTACGTGACGCCCACCTCATtcctggagctgatggaggcCTTTGGTCTGCTCCTGACGCAGAAGCAAGAGGCCGTGCTGAAGGCCAAGCTGCGATACGTCGGCGGCCTGGACAAACTGGCCCTGGCCGAGTCTCAG GTGGGAGAGATGAAGAAGGAACTGCTGGAGCTGCGGCCCAGACTGGAGCTGGCCAGGGAGGAGAACAGCGCCATCATGAAG GTGATCCAGGTGGAGTCTGAGCAAGTGGAAGCCAAGAGCAGAGTGGTGCGCGTGGACGAAGAAGCAGCGACGCTACAGGCTGACGCGGCTCAGGCTCTGAAGAAGGAATGTGAGAGCGACTTGGCCCAGGCCATTCCGGCTCTGGAGGCGGCGCTGGTTGCTCTGGACACCCTGAAG CCTTCCGATGTGACCATCGTGAAGTCCATGAAAAACCCGCCCTCCAGCGTGAAGTTGGTCACGGCAGCCGTCTGTGTGATGAAGGACATCAAGCCGGACAAGATCGCGGACCCTGCAGGCACCGGCAAGAAG ATCCTGGACTACTGGGGGCCCAGCAAAAAGCTTCTTGGAGACCTGAACTTCTTGCGAGACCTGAAGGTCTACGATAAAGACCACATTCCT GTTTCTGTCATGCAGAAGATCCGGAGCGAGTACATGACCAACCCTGACTTCAACCCGGCCGTTGTGGCCAAGGCCTCCTCGGCAGCCGAGGGTCTCTGCAAGTGGATCCAGGCCATGGAGGTCTACGACCGGGTGGCAAAG GTCGTGGCACCCAAGAAGTTGAGCCTAGAAGCGGCGCAGGAGTCCCTGGCTGCCACCGTGGTTCTCCTGGACCAGAAGCGGGCTGAGCTGATGGGTGTGGAGCAGCGTCTGGCGGCACTTCAGAAAACCTTTGCTGAGAAGACCGAGGAGAAGGTTCggctggagcagcaggtggacgCCTGCGCCCGCAAGCTGCAGCGCGCCGAGAAACTGATCGGTGGTCTTGGCGGAGAGAAGACAAG ATGGTCCACAGCAGCAGACCACCTTCAGAAAACCTACGACACTCTGACGGGGGATGTTCTCATCTCCGCCGGGGTCATCGCCTACCTGGGAGCCTTCACCGCCGCCTTCAGGCAGCTAGCCACCGAGTCCTGGACCTCGCTGTGCCGA AGCCGTGGCGTTCCTTCGTCGGACAGCTTCTCCCTGACCAAAACTCTGGGGGACCCCCTCAGGATCCGGGCCTGGAACATCTGCGGCCTCCCGACCGACTCCTTCTCGGTGGACAACGGCGTCATCGTCAGCACCTCTCGCCGCTG GCCGCTGATGATCGACCCTCAAGGTCAAGCCAACAAGTGGGTGAAGAACTCTGAGAAGGAGAACAACCTGAGCGTGAGCCGGCTGACGGACGCAGACTTCATGAGGACTCTGGAGAACTGCGTCCAGTTTGGAacgccgctgctgctggagaacgCTGGCGAAGAGCTGGAGCCATGTCTGGAGCCGGTGCTGCTCAAGCAAACCTTCACGCAAG GTGGCCTGGACTGCATCCGCCTGGGCGAGACTGTGATGGAGTACTCCAGCAGCTTCCGCTTCTACATCACCACCAAGCTGAGGAACCCACATTTCCTGCCGGAATTCTCCACCAAGGTCACGCTGCTCAACTTCATGATCACCTCTGAAGGCTTGGAGGAGCAACTGCTGGGCACCCTGCTGGCCAAAGAGAG GccggagctggaggagcagagaaacgCTCTGCTCCTGCAGTCTGCTGACAACAAGCGGCAGCTGAAGCAGATGGAGGAGCAGATCTTGGAGACGCTTCAGTCGTCCGAGGGCAACATCCTGGAGGACGAAAGCGCCATCCAGATCCTGGACTCCGCCAGAGACATGTCCTCTCAGATCTCGCAGAAGCAGCTGACGGCCGAGCGGACGGAGCAGCAGATGGCAGAGTCCAGGGAGGGCTACAGAGCCGTGGCGCGACACGCCTCCGTTCTCTTCTTCACCGTGGCTCAGCTGGCCGACGTCCAGCCCATGTACCAGTACTCCCTGTCCTGGTTCACCGGCCTCTACGGCAGGTCCATCGACGACAG CAACAAGTCCAAGGTCCTGGAGCGAAGACTTCGCTACTTGATGGATCACTTCACCTTCAGTCTCTACACCAACGTGTGTCGCTCGCTGTTGGAGAAGGACAAGCtgctcttctccttcctgctctgctGCCAGCTCCAGCT GGCCTCGGCTGAGATCCAGCGCTCggacttcctcttcttcctgacGGGAGGCGTGGGGCTGCAGGACGCCGGCGCCAACCCGGAGCCCAGCTGGCTGCCCGACCGGAGCTGGGAGCAGATCTGCCGTGCCGACCAGCTGCCGGGGCTCCGGGGCGTCAG AGAGGCCTTGCTCCAGGGGCCTGCGGAGTTTCGACAGCTGCACGAGAGCAAGGAGCCGTGGAACTGCGCCCTCTCGGGCCCCTGGTGGCGGGAGCTCAACGCGCTGCAGAGGATGATCCTGCTGCGCTGCCTGCGGCCGGAGAAGCTGCTTCCCGCCGTGGTCAAGTACGTGGCGGCGCACCTGGGGAAGGCGTTCGTGCAGCCGCCCACGTTCGACCTCGGCAAGAGCTTCCGGGAGTCCTCCGcctgctgccccctggtgtTGGTGCTGTCGCCCGGAGCCGACCCCATGGCCG GTCTGCTCAAGTTTGCGGAGGACAGGAAGATGGGCGGGGCCAGGTTCCAGACCGTGTCGctgggtcagggtcagggtccgATCGCCGCCAAGATGATCAGCGCCGCCATGCAGGAGGGATGGTGGGTGTGTCTGCAGAACTGCCACCTGGCCGAGTCTTGGATGTCCTCTCTGGAGAAGATCTGCGAGGACCTGAGCCCCGACACCTGCCACCCGGACTTCCGCCTCTGGCTCACCAGCTACCCCTCGCCCAAG TTCCCGGTCAGCGTCCTGCAGAACGGGGTGAAGATGACGAACGAGCCTCCGGCTGGACTTCGGCTCAACCTCTTGCAGTCCTTCCAGTCGGACCCCATCTCGGACCAGAGCTTCTTCGGCAGCTGTCCCAACAAGGAGCTG GTCTGGGAGAaacttctgtttggactctgctTCTTTCACGCGCTGGTTCAGGAGCGGAAGGCTTACGGGCCGCTGGGCTGGAACATTCCCTACGGCTTTAATGAGTCGGACCTTCGGATCAGCGTCCGCCAGCTGCAGGTGAGTGCGGCTCCCCAGGGTGAAGGCTGCTGCTGCCACGTGGCTCCGCTGGCCTCGCAGATGTTCGTGAGCCAGTACGAGGAGGTCCCCTTCGAGGCCATCAGCTACCTGACCGGCGAGTGCAACTACGGCGGGCGTGTTACGGATGACTGGGACCGCCGGCTGCTGATGACCCTGCTGGCGGACTTCTACAACCGCGATGTGATCGAGAAATCCCGCTATCCCTTCTCACCCAGCGGAGAATACTTCTCCCCGCCCAAGTCCTCCTATGAAGGCTACCTGGAGTTCATCCAG GGACTCCCTCCGTCCCAGAGCCCCGAGGTGTTCGGACTGCACCAGAACGCCGACATCTCCAAAGACCTCCGGCAGACCAGGCAGCTGCTGGACTCGCTGCTGCTGACGCAGGGCCGGGTGGCGGCTGGTGGCGCCGCCAGCGATGCCGCTCTCTGCGACGTGGCGCGCGACATACTCACCAAG CTTCCTCCGAACTTCGACACGGAGGCAGTCTCGCTGAAGTTCCCGGTCCTCTACGAGGAGAACATGAACACGGTTCTGGTCCAGGAGATGCAGCGCTACAACAC gctGTGCAGCGTGATCCGGCTCAGCCTGCAGGACCTGCAGAAGGCCACCCAGGGTCTGCTCCTGATGGACTCAGCCCTGGAGGACGTGGCCAGCAGCCTGGCGGTTGGGAAGGTCCCGGAGAAGTGGGCGCGCCGCTCCTACCCGAGCCTGAAACCACTGGGCAGCTACATTAGCGACCTGCTGCTCAGACTCCAGTTCCTGCAG GACTGGTACCGGACCGGTCAGCCCGCTGTCTTCTGGCTGCCGGGCTTCTTTTTCACGCAGGCCTTCCTGACCGGAGCGCTGCAGAACTTTGCACGGAAGTGCCACGTCCCCATCGACCTGCTGCGCTTCCACTTCCAAGTCCTTCCCTTCGACACGTCAGAGTCGGCGCCTGGCCACGGCGTCTACGTTCACGGCTTGTTTCTGGATGGGGCCCGGTGGGACCGCGAAAG CGGCATCCTGGACGAGCAGTGGCCCAAAGTTCTGTTCGACCCGATGCCCGTCATCTGGATCCGACCCA ctcagcaggaggtggCGAGACGGGACCTGTACGAGTGTCCTCTGTACAAGACCAGCGACAGGAAGGGGGCGCTGTCCACCACCGGACACTCCACCAACTACATCATCAGCCTGCAGTTGCCCACCAGCAGGGGGCCGCTGCACTGGGTGAAGAGAGGCGTGGCTCTGCTCTGCCAGCTGGACGACTGA